One segment of Actinomyces sp. 432 DNA contains the following:
- a CDS encoding ABC transporter permease has product MSKTNVRSRRSFWQEWDLIQAFGQRDLKSKFKGTALGWLWSLVVPLASLGIYTLIFGGLFKMVPATIASRHEGIGIFAVWLFAGLTIWGFFQNSINAGINGLLGSGDCCRRFISRPTPLSSALAWP; this is encoded by the coding sequence ATGAGCAAGACGAACGTGAGGTCCAGGAGGTCCTTCTGGCAGGAGTGGGACCTCATCCAGGCATTCGGGCAGCGTGACCTCAAGTCGAAGTTCAAGGGGACCGCACTGGGCTGGCTGTGGTCCCTGGTTGTCCCCCTGGCCTCGCTGGGGATCTATACGCTCATCTTCGGTGGGCTGTTCAAGATGGTCCCCGCAACTATTGCCTCTCGGCACGAGGGCATCGGGATCTTTGCGGTTTGGCTGTTCGCCGGCCTGACCATTTGGGGATTCTTCCAGAACTCCATCAACGCGGGCATAAACGGCCTTCTGGGGTCGGGGGACTGCTGCAGAAGGTTTATTTCCCGGCCTACTCCGCTGTCCTCGGCTCTTGCCTGGCCGTAG
- a CDS encoding glycosyltransferase family 2 protein: protein MKLFVQVPCLNEEGTLGMVLDTIPRQIEGVDQVEILVIDDGSTDRTVEVAREHGVKHFVRHARNMGLARSFRDGVDYALAHGADIVVNTDGDNQYKQEYIGELVAPVVRGEADIAIADRQTARIAHFSWFKKRMQHFGSQVVNYAAGTRLPDAASGFRAYSKNALLKLNVITQFSYCMETIIQAGNKRLRIASVPITTNPKTRESRLFNNIFQHMAKSGGAITRSYLMFKPHVVLGWLAALFAVIGAIPFIRFFILWCMGTAGGHIQSLVFGTTMLVAALLSVALLVIADLQRTNRVLIEETLERVKNIEYGRVDHTQIPGIRAALVSGRPSGADPAYSRED from the coding sequence ATGAAACTGTTCGTGCAGGTCCCCTGCCTCAACGAGGAGGGGACGCTGGGCATGGTCCTGGACACGATCCCCCGCCAGATCGAGGGAGTCGATCAGGTCGAGATCCTCGTGATCGACGACGGCTCCACCGACCGCACCGTGGAAGTTGCTCGGGAGCACGGGGTCAAGCACTTCGTGCGCCACGCCCGCAACATGGGCCTGGCCCGCTCCTTCCGCGACGGCGTTGACTACGCCCTGGCGCACGGCGCCGACATCGTGGTCAACACCGACGGCGACAACCAGTACAAGCAGGAGTACATCGGAGAGCTGGTGGCCCCGGTGGTGCGCGGCGAGGCGGACATCGCCATTGCCGATCGGCAGACCGCCAGGATCGCGCACTTCTCCTGGTTCAAGAAGCGCATGCAGCACTTCGGCTCCCAGGTGGTCAACTACGCGGCCGGCACCCGCCTGCCTGACGCCGCCTCCGGCTTCCGCGCCTACTCCAAGAACGCCCTGCTCAAGCTCAACGTCATCACCCAGTTCTCCTACTGCATGGAGACGATCATCCAGGCAGGCAACAAGCGGCTGCGCATCGCCTCGGTGCCCATCACCACCAACCCCAAGACGCGTGAGTCCCGCCTGTTCAACAACATCTTCCAGCACATGGCCAAGTCCGGTGGGGCCATCACCCGCTCCTACCTGATGTTCAAGCCGCACGTGGTGCTGGGCTGGCTGGCCGCACTGTTCGCGGTTATCGGGGCGATTCCGTTCATCCGCTTCTTCATCCTGTGGTGCATGGGCACCGCCGGCGGCCATATCCAGTCCCTGGTCTTCGGCACCACCATGCTGGTAGCGGCCCTGCTGAGCGTGGCTCTGCTGGTGATCGCCGATTTGCAGCGCACCAACCGGGTGCTGATCGAGGAGACCCTGGAACGGGTGAAGAACATCGAGTACGGGCGGGTGGACCACACGCAGATCCCCGGTATCCGTGCCGCCCTGGTCTCCGGCCGCCCCTCCGGGGCCGATCCCGCCTACAGCCGGGAAGACTGA
- a CDS encoding glycosyltransferase family 4 protein — protein sequence MRRILGFGTYDTAAHPRVEVLLEGLRRTPGNVVRELDEPLGLSTADRVAMLKQPWRLPVLGGRLASRWSRLAAGSRRFRGSRKPDALLVGYMGHFDVLLARLLYPRTTIILDHLIFASGTARDRGEDGAKARLLSVLDRMATHCADVVVLDTGEHAAKLDGSIADRGVIVPVGAPRSWYGAGEAAAAARADDDGARDAERPLTVVFFGLFTPLQGAPVIAQALRLLAERGAPVRALLIGAGQERAECEQILAGSPAAQAVQWRDWVDSAELPRVVAEHDVCLGIVGTTDKALDVVPNKVYQGLAAGCAVVTSDTAPQRRVLGDGAVFVPPGDSRALADALQHLATDPAALRDARARAAAAAAAFVPEQAVAPLVDALERRRREEARR from the coding sequence ATGCGCAGGATTCTTGGCTTCGGCACCTACGACACCGCGGCGCACCCGCGTGTGGAGGTGCTGCTGGAGGGACTGCGGCGCACCCCCGGCAATGTGGTCCGGGAGCTGGATGAGCCGTTGGGTCTGAGCACCGCAGATCGGGTCGCGATGCTCAAGCAGCCGTGGCGCCTGCCCGTCCTCGGCGGGCGGCTGGCCTCGCGCTGGTCCCGCCTGGCGGCCGGCAGCCGTCGCTTCCGCGGCTCCCGCAAGCCGGACGCCCTGCTCGTGGGCTACATGGGCCATTTCGACGTGCTGCTGGCCCGCCTGCTCTACCCGCGCACAACGATCATCCTGGACCACCTGATCTTCGCCTCCGGCACCGCCCGCGACCGTGGCGAGGACGGTGCCAAGGCGAGGCTTCTGTCCGTCCTGGACCGGATGGCTACGCACTGCGCCGACGTGGTGGTCCTGGACACCGGCGAGCACGCCGCCAAGCTTGATGGCTCCATCGCCGACCGCGGAGTGATTGTGCCGGTCGGGGCCCCCAGGTCCTGGTACGGGGCCGGGGAGGCCGCGGCTGCCGCGCGCGCCGACGACGACGGTGCACGAGACGCGGAACGTCCGCTCACCGTGGTCTTCTTCGGGCTGTTCACCCCGCTTCAGGGAGCCCCCGTTATTGCCCAGGCTCTGCGCCTGCTCGCCGAGCGCGGCGCCCCGGTACGCGCCCTGCTGATCGGAGCGGGGCAGGAACGCGCCGAATGCGAGCAGATTCTGGCCGGCTCCCCGGCCGCGCAGGCGGTTCAGTGGCGCGACTGGGTGGACTCCGCCGAGCTGCCCCGCGTAGTGGCCGAGCACGACGTGTGCCTCGGCATCGTCGGCACCACCGACAAGGCGCTCGACGTCGTACCGAACAAGGTCTACCAGGGGCTTGCGGCCGGCTGCGCCGTCGTCACCTCCGACACCGCCCCGCAGCGGCGAGTGCTCGGTGACGGCGCCGTCTTCGTGCCGCCGGGTGATTCCCGTGCGCTGGCGGACGCCCTGCAGCATCTGGCAACCGACCCGGCGGCCCTGCGCGACGCACGTGCGCGGGCCGCAGCGGCCGCGGCGGCATTCGTCCCCGAACAGGCCGTGGCCCCGCTGGTGGACGCCCTGGAGCGCAGGCGCCGGGAAGAGGCGCGCCGGTGA
- a CDS encoding ABC transporter ATP-binding protein: MTTPVSSADDDYAIEVRNVSKHFTLHADRRDSLKERFVRGRSKDTHVFRALNDVSFKVRRGTTFGLVGHNGSGKSTMLKILAGVYRPTRGEVMVASKVDALLEVGAGFHGELTGRENIYLNGAILGRSRKQIDESLDWIIDFADIGDFIDEPVKVYSSGMTVRLGFATAVAIKPEILIVDEIIAVGDEEFQRKCFDLMRQLRDRGTTIVLVTHSLSLATEMCDEVAWLDHGKVQMIGNADEVVSSYLTAVNEREARKRSAEQGEEEFPEDEPYKQNQGNGDCRMTGVDFLDENGAEVPFITYGKPLTLRVHVRAKKDLHDVELGLGFATDGGVTVAGPNSRAAGTLYTLRRGDSYIDYSIDQVVFQPGRLWLTTCFVRDGQIYDLSDRRTEMIIRADRMMDEPGLVTLAPGRWSRRPGHPEPEKDHENGI, from the coding sequence ATGACCACTCCAGTCTCCAGCGCGGACGATGACTACGCCATCGAGGTGCGCAATGTCTCCAAGCACTTCACGCTCCACGCAGACCGGCGCGACTCCCTGAAGGAACGCTTTGTCCGGGGGCGCTCCAAGGACACGCACGTGTTTCGCGCGCTCAATGACGTCAGCTTCAAGGTGCGGCGCGGCACCACCTTCGGGCTGGTTGGCCACAACGGCTCGGGGAAGTCCACCATGCTCAAGATCCTCGCGGGCGTCTACCGGCCCACCCGCGGCGAGGTCATGGTGGCCAGCAAGGTTGATGCGCTGCTGGAGGTTGGGGCGGGCTTCCACGGGGAGCTGACCGGCCGCGAGAACATATACCTCAACGGCGCGATCCTGGGGCGCAGCCGGAAGCAGATAGACGAGTCCCTGGACTGGATCATCGACTTCGCGGACATCGGCGACTTCATCGACGAGCCCGTGAAGGTCTACTCCTCCGGCATGACGGTGCGGCTGGGATTCGCGACGGCGGTAGCGATCAAGCCGGAGATCCTGATCGTGGATGAGATCATCGCGGTTGGTGACGAGGAGTTCCAGCGGAAGTGCTTCGACCTGATGCGGCAACTGCGCGACCGCGGCACCACCATCGTGCTCGTGACGCACTCGCTCTCGCTCGCAACCGAGATGTGTGACGAGGTTGCCTGGCTGGACCACGGCAAAGTGCAGATGATAGGCAACGCCGATGAGGTGGTCTCCTCGTACCTGACGGCAGTCAACGAGCGAGAGGCGCGCAAGCGCTCTGCAGAGCAGGGTGAGGAAGAGTTCCCCGAGGACGAGCCGTACAAGCAGAACCAGGGAAACGGGGACTGCCGCATGACCGGCGTGGACTTCCTTGATGAGAACGGGGCGGAGGTTCCCTTCATCACCTACGGGAAGCCGCTGACGCTGCGCGTGCACGTGCGCGCCAAGAAGGACTTGCATGACGTGGAGCTGGGGCTGGGCTTCGCCACGGATGGCGGGGTAACCGTAGCGGGCCCGAACTCGCGCGCCGCAGGCACGCTCTACACGCTGCGCCGAGGCGATTCATATATCGATTACAGCATTGATCAGGTGGTGTTCCAGCCAGGACGCCTGTGGCTGACAACCTGCTTTGTCAGGGACGGGCAGATCTACGACCTGTCCGATCGCCGTACGGAGATGATTATCCGCGCGGACCGAATGATGGATGAGCCCGGACTCGTTACGCTTGCGCCGGGCCGGTGGAGCAGGCGGCCCGGGCACCCGGAGCCGGAGAAGGATCATGAAAATGGCATCTGA
- a CDS encoding lysylphosphatidylglycerol synthase domain-containing protein, producing the protein MSTLLGGITGALRSTPVRIGFLILVVALAVYAVVSQWDDIVAAMAGMSPLALLGSLLAGVVYVLLTMLAWRVLLADMGTTLPPSAAFRVFFVSQLGKYMPGGVWNILAAAELGADHDIPRRRSVSVMAVTVIVSIVTGAALAVGTMPFASERLRDSYGWVTWTLPVFVTMLAPPVLNRLLRLVFRLTGRPPLEHPVSWSGIGACTVWTLLAWAVAGVQVWLLAVGIGMEASAATLALCVGGYAMAWTVGFLIVFVPAGAGVREGVLGLVLAGSLSTGGVVAVVLLSRVVLTIADLAMGGAGIVAARQGRRREQAQPE; encoded by the coding sequence GTGAGCACGCTCCTGGGCGGGATCACGGGGGCGCTGCGCTCCACCCCGGTGCGTATCGGCTTCCTCATACTGGTGGTGGCGCTGGCTGTGTACGCGGTCGTCTCCCAGTGGGATGACATCGTGGCCGCCATGGCCGGAATGAGTCCGCTGGCCCTGCTGGGCTCACTGCTGGCCGGTGTGGTCTACGTGCTGCTGACCATGCTGGCCTGGCGGGTGCTGCTGGCAGACATGGGCACAACCCTGCCGCCCAGCGCGGCCTTCCGCGTCTTCTTCGTCTCCCAGCTGGGCAAGTACATGCCCGGCGGGGTGTGGAACATCCTTGCCGCGGCAGAGCTCGGCGCGGACCATGACATCCCCCGCCGCCGCTCGGTATCAGTCATGGCGGTAACGGTAATCGTCTCGATCGTCACCGGCGCCGCGCTGGCGGTGGGGACGATGCCATTCGCCTCGGAGCGGTTGCGTGACAGCTACGGCTGGGTGACTTGGACACTGCCGGTATTCGTCACCATGCTGGCGCCGCCGGTGCTCAACCGGCTGCTGCGGCTCGTGTTCCGACTCACCGGGCGGCCGCCGCTGGAGCACCCGGTGAGCTGGTCCGGGATCGGCGCCTGCACGGTGTGGACGCTACTGGCCTGGGCGGTAGCGGGCGTGCAGGTGTGGCTGCTGGCCGTCGGCATCGGGATGGAGGCTTCGGCGGCCACGCTGGCGCTGTGCGTCGGCGGGTACGCCATGGCCTGGACGGTAGGCTTCCTGATCGTCTTCGTTCCTGCGGGCGCGGGCGTGCGCGAGGGTGTGCTCGGACTCGTCCTGGCGGGGTCGCTGAGTACCGGCGGCGTGGTGGCCGTGGTCTTGCTGTCCCGCGTGGTGCTTACGATCGCGGACTTGGCCATGGGCGGGGCGGGAATCGTGGCCGCCCGGCAGGGCCGTCGGCGGGAGCAGGCACAGCCCGAGTGA
- a CDS encoding phospholipid carrier-dependent glycosyltransferase, whose translation MVTASSIASTFGQVGMTRTAAGSAANAATDAATDVAGRSAASRRGRRAAGGGGGSRAGAVWRRRWPDVGVAAAIAAFAFAIAALQIWRVDEISPIDEATHIDYVWRIMHGELPHRGDTYTSFTLEEWSCRKQASVYNKLPECGVTDRSQFKVILENYNAWQPPGLFAVVAVMTRMGMAVSSLDPVTLMRLSCAVFIAVGLGMVYALMRMWSLPRGLAAAVALLLLANPFTLMMATTVSTDAPFLVFGVLSAIVLTRELSGRSAALLALVTGACAGLVKTIALASLVIVLGVLGVIAVVRLVRGSGRWWQPLLTVAAGASGAGLVTLVWGRYVTAHTPSGWRNLVLGQNNTEYVGSPLDEWLPTLTDVFGYTAGSWEGSPVMTYHGQLLTSLAGLALTVVPFCGLIALRGRERLLAGIAAVGPVLVVLIVQIQAWVREEVYFPTVSARYGVTLIPLTALVLGLLLKPLGRRGQAVVWGVCAVVLVLVVADVMGIGRVA comes from the coding sequence ATGGTGACCGCGTCCAGCATCGCCAGCACATTCGGTCAGGTGGGCATGACCCGAACTGCCGCTGGCAGCGCTGCCAACGCCGCGACTGACGCCGCCACTGATGTTGCCGGGCGGAGCGCGGCCTCGCGGCGCGGCAGGCGGGCTGCGGGCGGTGGCGGAGGCTCCCGCGCAGGGGCGGTTTGGCGTAGGCGGTGGCCCGATGTGGGTGTTGCCGCGGCGATTGCCGCATTCGCATTCGCCATCGCCGCGCTGCAGATCTGGCGTGTTGATGAGATCAGCCCCATCGACGAGGCCACGCACATCGATTACGTGTGGCGCATCATGCACGGCGAGCTCCCGCACCGTGGTGACACCTACACCTCCTTCACGCTTGAGGAGTGGTCCTGCCGGAAGCAGGCCAGTGTCTATAACAAACTGCCCGAGTGCGGCGTGACCGACCGCTCGCAGTTCAAGGTGATACTGGAGAACTACAACGCCTGGCAGCCTCCGGGCCTGTTCGCCGTGGTGGCCGTGATGACCCGCATGGGCATGGCGGTGAGCTCCCTGGACCCGGTGACGCTCATGCGCCTGTCCTGCGCGGTCTTCATCGCGGTGGGCCTGGGGATGGTATACGCCCTGATGCGCATGTGGTCCCTTCCGCGCGGGCTTGCCGCTGCGGTGGCCCTGCTACTGCTCGCTAATCCCTTCACCCTCATGATGGCCACGACCGTGTCCACCGACGCGCCCTTCCTGGTGTTCGGGGTGCTGTCCGCGATAGTGCTCACGCGCGAGCTGTCGGGCAGGTCGGCGGCGCTACTCGCCCTGGTCACCGGCGCCTGCGCGGGCCTGGTCAAGACGATTGCCCTGGCCAGCCTGGTGATCGTGCTCGGAGTACTCGGCGTCATCGCTGTGGTGCGGCTGGTGCGCGGAAGCGGCCGTTGGTGGCAGCCGCTGCTCACAGTGGCCGCAGGCGCCTCCGGGGCGGGGCTGGTGACGCTGGTGTGGGGACGATACGTCACCGCCCACACGCCGAGCGGTTGGAGGAACCTGGTCCTCGGGCAGAACAACACCGAATACGTGGGAAGCCCGTTGGACGAGTGGCTGCCGACGCTCACCGACGTATTCGGGTATACGGCGGGATCCTGGGAGGGGTCCCCGGTAATGACGTACCACGGCCAGTTGCTGACCAGCCTGGCCGGCCTGGCACTGACCGTGGTGCCGTTCTGCGGACTCATCGCGTTGCGCGGGAGGGAGCGGCTGCTCGCCGGCATCGCGGCGGTGGGTCCGGTGCTGGTGGTGCTAATAGTCCAGATTCAGGCGTGGGTGCGTGAGGAGGTCTACTTCCCCACCGTCTCGGCGCGTTACGGAGTCACGCTGATCCCGCTCACGGCTCTGGTGCTCGGGCTGCTGCTAAAGCCCCTGGGGCGACGCGGACAGGCCGTCGTCTGGGGCGTGTGCGCCGTCGTACTGGTGCTGGTGGTGGCAGATGTCATGGGAATCGGCAGGGTTGCCTAG
- a CDS encoding glycosyltransferase family 2 protein: MPVVVAVVVTFNPDHDIAGLLGALAAQCDQVLIVDNGSSAERLSRIQGAAAAVGAELLPLGHNRGIAAAQNAGIARARELAASHVLLSDHDSLPAPGMVRRLLSAFDAAERVAAVGPLPEEDREGGDQLVYVCRRWKPGRATPAELRADRLEVAFLIASGCLVSMEALSEVGAMDESLFIDHVDLEWGLRARRAGYRLLVVPAARLHHSLGDDVVMLPGRSQPVHVHGPVRNYYLARNTILLVRRHALMPWRWRVRYVYWLAKYAAFNALLPDRGKERRRMLRRGIRDGLRRRSGALAAQD, translated from the coding sequence ATGCCGGTGGTAGTAGCAGTAGTCGTGACCTTCAATCCGGATCACGACATCGCCGGGCTCCTCGGGGCATTGGCCGCGCAGTGCGACCAGGTACTGATCGTTGACAATGGCAGTTCCGCCGAGCGGCTTTCCCGCATACAGGGCGCGGCGGCCGCCGTGGGCGCGGAACTGCTGCCGCTGGGTCACAACCGGGGGATCGCGGCGGCCCAGAACGCGGGTATCGCACGTGCACGCGAGCTGGCTGCCTCCCACGTGCTGCTGTCCGACCACGACTCCCTGCCGGCGCCGGGGATGGTGCGGCGGCTGCTGTCCGCATTCGACGCCGCCGAGCGTGTCGCTGCGGTCGGTCCCCTGCCGGAGGAGGACCGTGAGGGCGGCGATCAGCTCGTCTACGTGTGCCGTCGCTGGAAGCCGGGACGCGCCACCCCGGCGGAGCTGCGCGCCGACCGCCTCGAAGTCGCCTTCCTCATCGCCTCCGGATGCCTGGTGAGCATGGAGGCGCTCAGCGAGGTCGGAGCCATGGACGAGTCATTGTTCATTGACCACGTTGACCTGGAGTGGGGCCTGCGCGCCCGCCGGGCGGGGTACCGGCTGCTGGTTGTTCCCGCGGCCCGGTTGCACCATTCGCTTGGCGACGACGTCGTTATGCTGCCGGGCCGGTCGCAGCCGGTCCACGTCCACGGGCCGGTTCGCAACTACTACCTGGCCCGCAACACCATTTTGCTGGTCCGCAGGCACGCGCTCATGCCCTGGCGGTGGCGCGTGCGCTACGTCTACTGGCTGGCCAAGTACGCGGCTTTCAACGCCCTGCTGCCCGATCGGGGCAAGGAGCGCAGACGCATGCTGCGCCGTGGCATACGCGACGGCCTGCGGCGCCGTTCCGGGGCACTTGCAGCCCAGGACTGA